The following coding sequences lie in one Pseudoxanthomonas sp. SE1 genomic window:
- the recC gene encoding exodeoxyribonuclease V subunit gamma, with the protein MTTDATPDFRLYHSNALEVLAGLLARELSTPAPGVPLLAPDTVLIPQVAMRRWLQATLATEHGIAANLEFLTPGEFVARALDANVPGEGDDLDAAALHWRLYAALTDPVLLARPAMAQIAAYLAGTASRRPDPLKPWALAGELADVFEKYQAWRRDWLLRWESGADPDDPQAILWRHVAGGHDYRARRIQRYLDRFEGAGQPLPQGLPPRVFAFATLNVSPDVLRVLATQARVGTLHFYVPSPVKDYWGDLQRLRAGTEDDTTADARLLQAWGAAGRDFMAVIGGYELVHPSLDVRGHADPGAGGGTFQGSLLRRLQSDLFHRRAQPPELLPALRTDDPSLQVHACHTRLRELQVLHDQLRALLEDDRFDPPLQPREIAVLAPDIDPYVPYLEAVFGAPGDGDRLPYALADTSPLAGEPLADVFVRLLGLPVSRFGTHEILDLLASAPIADAAGLDAPAFERLHAWLQAAGARWGLDAKHRAAHDAPADDAYTWQFALDRLLLGHASGAQDDIAGVAPWPELEGSALDALDILVRLLRVLARHQKSLGDAITPAQWRERLLGLLAALLPREPALPARQRALDRLRMLIDDFAAQAEKAGYADTVPADVVRAHFTTTLAEADTRAPLLTGGISFGRMVPMRLLPFRVICVLGMNDGDYPRRDPAAGLSKLTAELGTDKRRHGDRSLREDDRFLFLQLFAAAQDVFLLSYLGADPRDGSAREPSVLVSELIDAAAQQHADPASVARALVVHHPLQPFSPAAFGGDDDPRRFSYRRQWHPAAGQLAGRRSPLPRWFRGDAMPPPADAGSALPLDQLRRFLTAPAEQFLRQRLGLRLEGIDETGDDVEPLLLPGRGLARSDVQAAVFAGVLQGDDDATLHAALRARALLPSGPLGRRTLAALRSEVTPYARAFAEWTGGKLPVTQRIEVDIDGIALHGTLAGMYPHGLARVRIGAPGGSAAIRDGLDWLLASAAGLALPLVQFHEGGRKPASGHPFGPHLRPPLAPGQARTVLRHLLWLREQGLCEPLPFAPYSGWEFFAAAPDMEVGLKEAAKKWYGSERSWSEGSGDALRLALRGRDPFTDDATRLRFADLSMSIYLAVTQGEVYTGTDPDALRALASVFDAEDAG; encoded by the coding sequence ATGACGACCGACGCCACGCCCGACTTCCGCCTCTATCACTCCAATGCGCTGGAGGTGCTGGCGGGCCTGCTGGCACGGGAGCTGAGCACGCCCGCGCCCGGCGTGCCGCTGCTGGCGCCGGACACCGTGCTGATCCCCCAGGTCGCGATGCGGCGTTGGCTGCAGGCCACGCTGGCCACCGAGCACGGCATCGCCGCGAACCTGGAATTCCTCACCCCCGGCGAGTTCGTCGCACGTGCGCTGGACGCCAATGTGCCTGGCGAGGGCGATGATCTCGATGCCGCGGCGCTGCACTGGCGGCTGTACGCCGCGCTGACCGACCCCGTGCTGCTCGCGCGTCCGGCCATGGCGCAGATCGCCGCCTACCTGGCGGGTACCGCATCGCGCCGGCCCGATCCGCTCAAGCCGTGGGCGCTGGCGGGGGAACTGGCCGACGTGTTCGAGAAGTACCAGGCCTGGCGTCGCGACTGGTTGCTGCGCTGGGAAAGTGGCGCCGATCCGGACGACCCGCAGGCGATCCTGTGGCGCCACGTTGCCGGCGGCCACGACTACCGCGCGCGGCGCATCCAGCGCTATCTCGACCGCTTCGAGGGCGCGGGCCAGCCGTTGCCGCAGGGACTGCCGCCCCGCGTGTTCGCGTTCGCCACGCTCAATGTCTCCCCCGACGTGCTGCGCGTGCTGGCCACGCAGGCGCGCGTGGGCACGCTGCATTTCTATGTCCCTTCGCCGGTGAAGGACTACTGGGGCGACCTGCAACGCCTGCGCGCGGGCACCGAGGACGACACGACCGCCGACGCCCGCCTGCTGCAGGCCTGGGGTGCGGCGGGGCGCGACTTCATGGCGGTGATCGGCGGTTACGAACTGGTGCATCCCAGCCTGGACGTGCGCGGCCATGCCGATCCCGGTGCGGGGGGCGGCACGTTCCAGGGCAGCCTGCTGCGGCGACTGCAGTCGGACCTGTTCCATCGCCGCGCGCAGCCGCCCGAGCTGCTGCCGGCCCTGCGCACAGACGATCCCAGCCTGCAGGTGCACGCCTGCCACACGCGCCTGCGCGAACTGCAGGTGCTGCACGACCAGCTGCGTGCGTTGCTGGAGGACGACCGCTTCGATCCGCCGCTGCAGCCGCGCGAGATCGCGGTGCTGGCGCCGGACATCGACCCGTACGTGCCCTACCTGGAAGCCGTGTTCGGCGCGCCGGGCGATGGCGACCGGTTGCCGTACGCGCTGGCCGACACCAGTCCGCTGGCCGGCGAGCCGTTGGCCGACGTGTTCGTGCGCCTGCTCGGCCTGCCGGTCTCGCGCTTCGGCACCCACGAGATCCTCGATCTGCTCGCCAGTGCGCCCATCGCGGACGCAGCCGGTCTCGATGCCCCCGCCTTCGAGCGCCTGCACGCGTGGCTGCAGGCCGCAGGCGCGCGCTGGGGACTGGACGCGAAGCACCGTGCCGCGCACGATGCGCCCGCCGACGATGCGTACACCTGGCAGTTCGCACTCGACCGCCTGCTGCTGGGCCACGCCAGCGGCGCGCAGGACGACATCGCCGGCGTCGCGCCCTGGCCGGAACTGGAAGGCAGCGCGCTCGACGCGCTCGACATCCTGGTCCGCCTGTTGCGCGTGCTGGCGCGTCACCAGAAATCGCTGGGCGACGCGATCACGCCCGCACAATGGCGCGAACGGCTGCTCGGACTGCTCGCCGCACTGCTGCCGCGCGAACCCGCCCTGCCTGCCCGCCAGCGCGCACTCGACCGCCTGCGCATGCTCATCGACGACTTCGCCGCGCAGGCGGAGAAAGCGGGCTATGCCGACACCGTGCCCGCCGACGTGGTGCGCGCGCACTTCACCACCACGCTTGCCGAAGCCGATACGCGCGCGCCCCTGCTGACCGGCGGCATCAGCTTCGGCCGCATGGTGCCGATGCGGCTGCTGCCGTTCCGCGTGATCTGCGTGCTCGGCATGAACGATGGCGACTATCCGCGCCGCGATCCCGCCGCCGGGCTGAGCAAGCTCACGGCCGAACTCGGCACCGACAAGCGCCGGCATGGCGACCGCTCGCTGCGCGAAGACGACCGCTTCCTGTTCCTGCAACTGTTCGCCGCCGCGCAGGACGTGTTTCTTCTCAGTTATCTCGGTGCCGATCCGCGCGACGGCAGCGCGCGCGAACCGTCGGTGCTGGTCAGTGAGCTCATCGACGCCGCCGCGCAGCAGCATGCCGATCCGGCGTCCGTCGCCAGGGCGCTGGTAGTGCACCACCCGCTGCAGCCGTTCTCGCCGGCGGCGTTCGGTGGCGACGACGATCCGCGCCGCTTCAGCTACCGCCGGCAATGGCATCCCGCCGCCGGCCAGCTGGCGGGGCGACGCTCGCCCCTGCCGCGCTGGTTTCGGGGCGACGCGATGCCGCCACCTGCCGACGCCGGCTCCGCGCTGCCGCTCGACCAGCTGCGCCGCTTCCTGACCGCACCGGCCGAGCAGTTCCTGCGCCAGCGGCTGGGCCTGCGGCTGGAGGGGATCGACGAGACGGGCGACGACGTCGAGCCGTTGCTGCTGCCGGGCCGCGGCCTGGCGCGCAGCGACGTGCAGGCGGCCGTGTTCGCCGGGGTGCTGCAGGGCGACGATGACGCCACGCTGCACGCCGCCCTGCGCGCCCGCGCCCTGCTGCCTTCGGGTCCGCTGGGGCGGCGCACGCTGGCCGCGCTGCGCAGCGAGGTCACGCCGTACGCACGCGCCTTCGCCGAATGGACCGGGGGCAAGTTGCCGGTGACGCAGCGCATCGAGGTGGATATCGACGGCATCGCATTGCACGGCACGCTGGCGGGAATGTATCCGCACGGGCTCGCGCGCGTCCGCATTGGTGCCCCGGGCGGAAGCGCGGCGATCCGCGACGGTCTGGACTGGCTGCTCGCCAGTGCGGCCGGCCTCGCACTGCCCCTGGTTCAGTTCCACGAGGGTGGCAGGAAGCCGGCATCCGGCCATCCGTTCGGTCCCCACCTGCGTCCACCGCTCGCTCCTGGCCAGGCGCGCACGGTGCTCCGGCACCTGCTCTGGTTGCGCGAACAGGGCCTGTGCGAACCGCTGCCGTTCGCGCCTTACAGCGGCTGGGAATTCTTCGCCGCCGCACCCGACATGGAAGTGGGCCTGAAGGAGGCCGCCAAGAAGTGGTACGGAAGCGAACGCAGCTGGAGCGAAGGCAGCGGAGATGCGTTGCGCCTCGCGCTGCGCGGGCGTGATCCGTTCACCGATGACGCAACGCGGTTGCGGTTCGCGGATCTTTCGATGTCGATCTATCTCGCGGTCACGCAGGGAGAGGTCTACACCGGCACCGATCCCGATGCCCTGCGTGCGCTGGCCTCCGTCTTCGACGCGGAGGACGCCGGATGA
- the recD gene encoding exodeoxyribonuclease V subunit alpha, with translation MSPLDALFRNGHLRTLDHALAQSLRRLDAATPDIVLAAAALASLAVAKGHAGLSLREPQALLDAEAPIDWPSADAWRACLAASRWAATPGDADAVADPHAPLVLEHDLLYLRRYREYERALALGLQRLAAHPVPATGVDALAPLFAQLFPPAAHDARQARAAALALCHALLLVTGGPGTGKTTTTARLLVLLAAQAQHAGRAAPRIALAAPTGRAAERMAESVRHAVHTLAAQGVDADLLATLPTTGTTLHRLLGTIPDSPRFRHHADNPLPFDVVVVDEASMIDLPLMAKLVDAVADGTRLVLLGDPDQLPSVEAGDVLAAILSAAGDGNDIDMQDAGALRPLLGDVPRTDHHAGGDHRQGRFAGIRVHLQRGWRQSEALQLAPLAAAVREGDVPTTLSLLRSDTLAGVQFHEELADPLDMQREDLLSHWRALGEAATPTDALALSARLRILTAVREGPQGARTLNTRIERLLVDGGAGLQRAGQGHFHGQLVIVTENSYRHRLFNGDIGLCFRDAQGVLLAWFPGDTPAQPRAFHPASLPAHESAFAMTVHKAQGSEFDAVWLLLPARGNRVLSRELVYTGITRARRELHIAGNEAVIRDALSRHAGRWSGLGWRLARPRIAS, from the coding sequence ATGAGCCCGCTCGATGCCCTGTTCCGCAACGGCCACCTGCGCACTCTGGACCACGCCCTCGCCCAGAGCCTGCGCCGGCTGGATGCGGCCACGCCCGACATCGTGCTCGCCGCCGCCGCGCTGGCGTCGCTCGCCGTCGCCAAGGGCCACGCCGGACTCTCGCTGCGCGAGCCGCAGGCACTGCTCGACGCCGAAGCCCCCATCGACTGGCCATCCGCCGACGCGTGGCGCGCATGTCTTGCCGCCTCGCGCTGGGCGGCCACGCCGGGCGATGCCGATGCGGTCGCCGACCCGCACGCGCCGCTGGTGCTGGAACACGACCTGCTCTACCTGCGCCGCTATCGCGAGTACGAACGCGCGCTCGCGCTCGGCCTGCAACGCCTCGCTGCGCACCCGGTGCCGGCAACCGGCGTCGATGCGCTCGCGCCATTGTTCGCGCAGCTCTTTCCGCCGGCCGCGCACGATGCCCGCCAGGCGCGTGCCGCCGCGCTCGCGCTGTGCCATGCCCTGCTGCTGGTCACCGGCGGTCCCGGTACCGGCAAGACCACCACCACCGCGCGCCTGCTGGTGCTGCTGGCCGCACAGGCGCAACACGCAGGCCGCGCCGCGCCGCGCATCGCCTTGGCCGCGCCTACCGGCCGCGCCGCCGAGCGCATGGCCGAAAGCGTCCGCCATGCGGTACACACGTTGGCGGCGCAGGGCGTGGACGCCGACCTGCTCGCAACGCTGCCCACCACGGGCACCACCCTGCATCGGTTGCTCGGCACGATTCCGGATTCGCCCCGCTTCCGCCATCACGCCGACAATCCCCTGCCATTCGACGTGGTGGTCGTCGACGAAGCTTCGATGATCGACCTGCCACTGATGGCCAAGCTGGTGGACGCCGTGGCCGATGGCACGCGCCTGGTGCTGCTGGGCGATCCGGACCAGTTGCCGTCGGTGGAAGCAGGCGACGTGCTCGCCGCCATCCTGAGCGCGGCAGGGGATGGCAACGACATCGACATGCAGGATGCCGGGGCGCTCCGCCCGCTGCTCGGCGATGTTCCGCGCACTGATCACCATGCCGGCGGGGATCATCGACAGGGCCGCTTCGCCGGCATCCGCGTGCACCTGCAGCGCGGCTGGCGCCAGAGCGAAGCCCTGCAGCTGGCACCGCTGGCCGCTGCCGTGCGCGAAGGCGATGTCCCCACCACGCTCTCGCTGCTGCGCAGCGACACGCTGGCCGGCGTGCAGTTCCACGAAGAACTGGCCGATCCGCTCGACATGCAGCGCGAAGACCTGCTGTCGCACTGGCGCGCGCTGGGTGAAGCCGCCACGCCCACCGACGCACTGGCGCTGTCCGCACGCCTGCGCATCCTCACCGCCGTGCGTGAAGGCCCGCAGGGCGCGCGCACGTTGAATACCCGGATCGAGCGACTGCTGGTGGACGGCGGCGCCGGCCTGCAGCGCGCCGGGCAGGGACACTTCCACGGCCAGCTGGTCATCGTCACCGAGAACAGCTATCGCCACCGTCTGTTCAACGGCGACATCGGGCTGTGCTTCCGCGATGCGCAAGGCGTGCTGCTGGCCTGGTTCCCGGGCGACACACCCGCGCAGCCGCGCGCGTTCCACCCCGCATCGCTGCCCGCGCACGAGTCCGCATTCGCCATGACCGTGCACAAGGCGCAGGGCAGCGAATTCGACGCGGTCTGGCTGCTGCTGCCCGCACGCGGCAACCGCGTGCTGTCGCGCGAACTGGTCTACACCGGCATCACCCGCGCCCGCCGCGAACTGCACATCGCCGGCAACGAAGCGGTGATCCGCGACGCACTGTCGCGGCATGCGGGCCGGTGGTCGGGGCTGGGGTGGCGGTTGGCGCGCCCACGCATCGCGTCGTGA
- a CDS encoding DUF2058 domain-containing protein yields MAKGNPLQEQLLKAGLVKKSKLAEVAREQNKARHGKGPATPNDIQRDAERARVEKAERDRAIEAERKAQARSAELRAQARQIIEDRKVPRTGEVEYRFTVHGAIRTVLVNDDLRRKLSSGALVIVQLDDRYELLPRVAADKVRERDAGMIVLDHGQGTDTGAATSEDDAYYAQFQVPDDLMW; encoded by the coding sequence ATGGCAAAGGGAAATCCGCTACAGGAACAGCTGCTCAAGGCAGGCCTGGTCAAGAAGTCGAAACTGGCCGAGGTCGCGCGCGAGCAGAACAAGGCGCGACACGGCAAGGGACCGGCTACACCCAACGACATCCAGCGCGATGCGGAACGGGCGCGCGTCGAGAAAGCCGAACGCGACCGCGCCATCGAAGCCGAGCGCAAGGCGCAGGCGCGCAGTGCGGAACTGCGTGCACAGGCGCGGCAGATCATCGAAGACCGCAAGGTGCCGCGCACGGGTGAAGTCGAATACCGCTTCACTGTGCACGGTGCCATCCGCACCGTGCTGGTCAACGACGACCTGCGCAGGAAGCTCTCTTCCGGCGCGCTGGTGATCGTGCAGCTGGACGACCGCTACGAACTGCTGCCACGCGTGGCCGCCGACAAGGTGCGCGAACGCGATGCCGGCATGATCGTGCTGGACCATGGCCAGGGCACCGACACCGGGGCCGCCACCTCCGAGGACGATGCGTACTACGCGCAGTTCCAGGTGCCCGACGACCTGATGTGGTGA
- a CDS encoding exodeoxyribonuclease V subunit beta, which translates to MTAARDPYLALPLDGVQSIEASAGTGKTFTLATLVVRLVVEGGLRIGEILAVTFTEAATQELRARIRARLLLAASLPAATADEGPEAALTRALLDAHLARSGESPAALHRRLRDAADGMDLAAVFTIHGFCARVLREHALESGHGFDAPQLLANDASLRQEIAADLWRAHGVDDDGADDLLALWKGGPDALAADLPALLREQRLQPHDVDPLPADPAPALCAAGEALAAAYRAHGNAFRDALVAAVEGKVLHGGSYKVEWITGLFDALQAWAAADDAGMPFAHDKLPQLRHEALLQKTSKAGAGRTPESPLTHAIDAYLQAQDRVDAYREARRVALLHRLRDDARARLALRKQQLRVQTYDDLIEGVADALETPHADALVQRLRAQYRVALVDEFQDTDPRQWRIFDRVFGSRSPQPALFVIGDPKQAIYGFRGGDVETYLAAQADAVAAPPLSHNFRSRPSVLRAIEALYAQAGDAAFVDARIRFHPVAPGGTRHDDDFQRHGTAAPALTVWQAPSPAPGPDGKVKPWDAGSSRELATAACVAAIHRVLTDARAGNATIGGKPVQPGDIAVLVRTHRDATRIRAALAEVGIPAVAAGKLSLFATLEARELHALLRTLMHGADDGHLRAALSTVLLGVDAAGIAALETDGDAMRRWQQRAQDWRERLQRGGPLALVNDLCAEHAPRLLGLLDGERRLTNYLQTAEMLQEADARTLGLPGLVDWLAAAIADAGTGADDDAQLLRLESDAHRVQVVTLHKSKGLEYPLVFLPYAGIGGKAPDPGQRVVVTDADGRVLHWRLQDEVSGWSAARAQWSEAQRAEDARLLYVGLTRACHALWLATGAFYQHAQSPLWAMVRDADALLAHDPGIRIDPAAPPAELPWLPPVAEGAVPPARIARRSIAPDWWVYSFTQLAHADAGHAVDAASTEADGAAADEPVQPPDDADVSPDITADTYAPRFSGSRFGNVLHAALEDARFSAWAQWQAGDAAPEGEHVALLAALRREGYAQDDLADGIALLTSLVGRTLTVALPEGGALHALGEYERRAEIEFHFALASTAVPALLALLHAHGVVRARQGFGLRTRLEGLMTGKIDLTYVRDGRWYVLDYKSNRLPRYDAPALAAAMAHSEYDLQALVYTVALHRWLRFRLGDGYDYARDFGGIRYVFCRGLEPARDASLGVHAQRFAPELVHALDALFAGHGREAAA; encoded by the coding sequence ATGACCGCTGCACGTGATCCCTATCTCGCGCTGCCGCTCGATGGCGTGCAATCCATCGAGGCGTCCGCCGGTACCGGCAAGACCTTCACCCTGGCCACGCTGGTCGTGCGGCTGGTGGTGGAAGGCGGCCTGCGCATCGGCGAAATCCTGGCCGTCACCTTCACCGAGGCCGCCACCCAGGAGCTGCGCGCGCGCATCCGGGCCCGCCTGCTGCTGGCGGCATCGCTGCCCGCCGCCACTGCCGATGAAGGGCCGGAAGCAGCATTGACGCGCGCGCTCCTCGACGCACATCTCGCGCGGAGTGGTGAATCCCCCGCTGCATTGCATCGCCGCCTGCGCGACGCCGCCGACGGCATGGACCTGGCGGCGGTGTTCACCATCCACGGCTTCTGCGCACGGGTGCTGCGCGAACACGCCCTGGAAAGCGGGCACGGTTTCGATGCCCCGCAATTGCTCGCCAACGACGCATCGCTGCGGCAGGAAATCGCCGCGGACCTGTGGCGCGCGCATGGCGTGGACGATGACGGCGCGGACGATCTGCTTGCGCTGTGGAAAGGCGGTCCTGACGCGCTGGCGGCCGACCTGCCCGCGCTGCTGCGCGAGCAGCGGTTGCAGCCGCACGACGTCGATCCGCTACCTGCCGACCCCGCACCCGCCTTGTGCGCCGCGGGCGAAGCACTCGCCGCCGCGTATCGCGCGCACGGGAACGCGTTCCGCGATGCCCTGGTCGCCGCAGTGGAGGGCAAGGTGCTGCATGGCGGAAGCTACAAGGTCGAGTGGATCACCGGGCTGTTCGACGCGCTGCAAGCGTGGGCGGCCGCGGACGATGCCGGCATGCCGTTCGCGCACGACAAGCTGCCGCAGCTGCGCCATGAGGCGCTGCTGCAGAAAACCAGCAAGGCCGGCGCGGGCCGCACCCCGGAATCGCCGCTGACGCATGCCATCGATGCCTACCTGCAGGCGCAGGACCGCGTCGATGCCTACCGCGAAGCGCGCCGCGTCGCCCTGCTGCATCGCCTGCGCGACGATGCCCGGGCAAGGCTGGCGCTGCGCAAACAGCAACTGCGCGTGCAGACCTACGACGACCTGATCGAGGGCGTCGCCGATGCGCTCGAAACGCCGCATGCGGACGCCCTGGTGCAGCGCCTGCGGGCGCAGTACCGCGTCGCGCTGGTCGACGAGTTCCAGGACACCGATCCGCGCCAGTGGCGCATCTTCGACCGCGTGTTCGGTAGCAGGAGTCCGCAGCCGGCGCTGTTCGTCATCGGGGATCCCAAGCAGGCGATCTACGGCTTCCGTGGCGGCGATGTGGAAACCTATCTTGCCGCGCAGGCCGATGCCGTCGCCGCGCCGCCGCTCTCGCACAACTTCCGCTCGCGGCCCTCGGTGCTGCGCGCCATCGAAGCGTTGTACGCACAGGCCGGTGACGCCGCGTTCGTCGATGCGCGGATCCGTTTCCATCCGGTCGCGCCCGGTGGCACACGTCACGATGACGACTTCCAGCGCCATGGCACGGCCGCGCCCGCCCTGACCGTGTGGCAGGCGCCATCGCCGGCGCCCGGACCTGACGGCAAGGTCAAGCCCTGGGATGCAGGTAGTTCGCGCGAGCTGGCCACCGCTGCCTGCGTGGCCGCCATCCACCGCGTGCTGACGGATGCGCGCGCCGGCAACGCGACGATCGGAGGCAAACCCGTGCAGCCCGGCGACATCGCCGTGCTGGTCCGCACGCACCGGGATGCCACCCGCATCCGTGCAGCGCTGGCCGAGGTCGGCATTCCCGCTGTCGCCGCCGGCAAGCTCAGCCTGTTCGCCACGCTGGAAGCGCGCGAACTGCACGCGCTGCTGCGCACATTGATGCACGGCGCGGACGACGGCCATCTGCGCGCCGCGCTGTCCACCGTCCTGCTGGGCGTGGATGCCGCCGGCATCGCCGCACTCGAAACCGACGGCGATGCGATGCGCCGCTGGCAACAGCGCGCGCAGGACTGGCGCGAACGCCTGCAACGCGGCGGCCCGCTGGCGCTGGTCAACGACCTGTGCGCCGAGCACGCCCCGCGCCTGCTCGGCCTGCTCGACGGTGAGCGCAGGCTCACCAACTACCTGCAGACGGCCGAAATGCTGCAGGAAGCCGACGCGCGTACGCTCGGCCTGCCAGGCCTCGTCGACTGGCTGGCCGCTGCCATCGCCGATGCCGGCACCGGCGCCGATGACGACGCGCAGCTGCTGCGGCTGGAATCCGACGCGCACCGCGTGCAGGTGGTGACGCTGCACAAGAGCAAGGGCCTGGAGTACCCGCTGGTGTTCCTGCCGTATGCCGGCATCGGCGGAAAGGCGCCCGATCCCGGCCAGCGCGTGGTCGTCACCGACGCGGACGGCCGCGTGCTGCACTGGAGGCTGCAGGACGAAGTCTCCGGTTGGAGCGCGGCCAGGGCGCAATGGAGCGAGGCGCAGCGCGCCGAAGACGCGCGCCTGCTGTACGTCGGCCTGACCCGCGCCTGCCACGCGCTGTGGCTGGCAACGGGCGCCTTCTACCAGCACGCGCAGTCGCCGCTGTGGGCGATGGTGCGCGATGCCGACGCCCTGCTGGCGCACGACCCGGGCATCCGCATCGATCCCGCGGCGCCGCCCGCCGAACTGCCGTGGTTGCCGCCCGTGGCCGAGGGCGCGGTGCCGCCCGCCCGCATCGCCCGGCGTTCCATCGCGCCCGATTGGTGGGTCTACAGCTTCACTCAGCTTGCGCATGCCGATGCGGGCCACGCCGTCGATGCCGCCTCCACCGAGGCCGATGGCGCGGCCGCGGACGAACCGGTGCAGCCGCCCGATGACGCAGACGTATCCCCCGACATCACCGCCGACACGTACGCCCCGCGCTTCAGCGGCAGCCGTTTCGGCAACGTGCTGCATGCGGCGCTCGAAGACGCCCGCTTCAGCGCATGGGCGCAGTGGCAGGCGGGGGATGCGGCGCCGGAAGGAGAACATGTCGCCCTGCTCGCCGCGCTGCGCAGGGAAGGCTACGCCCAGGACGACCTGGCCGACGGCATCGCCCTGCTCACCTCGCTGGTCGGGCGCACGCTGACCGTCGCGCTGCCCGAGGGTGGCGCACTGCACGCGCTGGGCGAATACGAGCGGCGTGCCGAAATCGAATTCCACTTCGCCCTCGCGTCCACCGCCGTACCGGCGTTGCTGGCACTGCTGCACGCACATGGCGTGGTGCGCGCCCGCCAGGGCTTCGGCCTGCGCACGCGGCTGGAAGGGTTGATGACCGGCAAGATCGACCTGACCTACGTGCGCGACGGGCGCTGGTACGTGCTCGACTACAAGTCGAACCGCCTGCCGCGCTACGACGCGCCCGCACTGGCCGCCGCGATGGCGCACAGCGAGTACGACCTGCAGGCCCTGGTCTACACCGTCGCACTCCATCGCTGGCTGCGTTTCCGCCTGGGCGACGGCTACGACTACGCGCGCGATTTTGGCGGCATCCGCTACGTGTTCTGCCGCGGGCTCGAACCGGCGCGCGATGCGTCGCTCGGTGTGCATGCGCAGCGCTTCGCGCCGGAACTGGTGCATGCACTCGACGCCCTGTTCGCCGGCCACGGGCGGGAGGCGGCCGCATGA
- a CDS encoding ATP-binding protein — protein MLTAISLENFKSYRQACLRLAPLTVLIGANASGKSNAIEGMRLLSWLAQGQRLSAIQYAVQSGDRVVRGTIEHLSFEKCDSFGLGAETDEVEWNRLSMTIARRTDGLHIVAETLTHPGATVPLYTLDQPSHDRGTDAGVAYNNFSKGRNKPRVTCSDQAAIFTQLTSPATFDTAHKASRDRIPPVMKRMEQWLSAMLFLDPVPARMREYAFPSDSVLQGDGSNLSAVLYNLWGADRDKKIEGLRGYEDSYRAQRQAILSFIQSLPEQDISGISFLEEPRGGVMLKLTETFGGEAREYDASLLSDGTLRVLSIAAAMLSAPQGSLVVIEEIDNGVHPSRARHLLANIKSIAEQRGIRVMLSTHNPALLDALPDSALPDVLFCYRDPKQGNSRVVRLQDIEDYPELIAQDSLGGLVTSGTLERFVKQPQAKDRQARALEWLETMKGEMKQ, from the coding sequence ATGTTGACAGCCATTTCCTTGGAAAACTTCAAGAGTTACCGGCAAGCATGTTTGCGCCTGGCGCCGCTTACTGTCTTGATCGGCGCGAATGCTTCGGGAAAAAGTAATGCCATCGAAGGCATGAGGCTTTTATCGTGGCTGGCTCAAGGGCAGAGACTATCGGCAATCCAATACGCCGTGCAGAGTGGCGATAGAGTAGTTCGCGGAACAATCGAACATCTTTCATTCGAGAAGTGCGACTCTTTCGGCTTGGGGGCTGAGACCGATGAGGTTGAATGGAATCGCCTTTCAATGACGATTGCTCGACGCACTGATGGGCTGCATATCGTCGCAGAGACACTGACGCACCCGGGAGCGACAGTTCCACTTTACACGCTAGATCAGCCCTCGCATGACCGTGGCACCGATGCTGGGGTGGCATACAACAACTTCTCCAAGGGCCGCAACAAGCCACGAGTGACCTGCTCCGATCAAGCTGCCATCTTCACGCAGCTGACGAGCCCCGCGACATTCGATACCGCACACAAAGCGTCTCGTGATCGAATTCCCCCCGTCATGAAGCGGATGGAGCAGTGGCTGTCAGCCATGCTCTTCCTAGATCCTGTTCCCGCTCGAATGCGGGAGTATGCATTTCCTTCCGATAGCGTATTGCAAGGCGACGGCAGCAACCTGTCTGCTGTTCTATATAACTTGTGGGGTGCAGATCGCGACAAGAAAATAGAGGGCCTACGAGGTTACGAGGATTCATACAGAGCGCAGCGTCAGGCAATCTTGTCGTTTATCCAAAGTCTTCCAGAGCAAGATATTTCCGGGATCTCATTCTTGGAGGAACCGAGAGGTGGTGTAATGCTTAAGCTTACGGAGACTTTTGGTGGGGAAGCTCGAGAGTACGATGCTTCTTTGCTATCCGATGGAACGCTTCGCGTACTTTCTATTGCTGCTGCGATGCTCTCTGCTCCGCAAGGGAGTCTCGTCGTAATTGAAGAGATTGACAACGGCGTGCATCCAAGTCGAGCACGTCATCTTCTAGCCAATATCAAGAGCATTGCGGAGCAGCGCGGGATCCGTGTAATGCTGTCCACCCACAATCCTGCGCTACTGGATGCTTTGCCTGATTCAGCGCTGCCGGATGTTCTTTTTTGTTATCGCGATCCGAAGCAAGGAAACAGCCGGGTGGTGCGACTACAGGACATAGAGGACTATCCCGAGCTGATCGCACAAGACTCGCTTGGCGGGCTAGTTACCAGCGGAACGCTAGAGCGCTTTGTAAAACAGCCCCAGGCAAAGGATCGACAAGCGCGCGCACTTGAGTGGTTGGAGACTATGAAGGGTGAGATGAAGCAGTGA